From Triticum aestivum cultivar Chinese Spring unplaced genomic scaffold, IWGSC CS RefSeq v2.1 scaffold196571, whole genome shotgun sequence:
CAACTTCATCCTTCGGTCGTTGGCCGACAGTGCCATACTATGGCAAAGCTTCGACCACCCTACCGACACCCTCCTCCCCGGCATGAACCTGAGGCTGAGCCACAAGACGCTCCCACTGCAGCACCTCGTGTCGTGGAAAGGGCAGCAGGACCCATCCCCCGGCGAGTTCTCGTACGGCGCGGACCCTAGCAACCTCCTCCGGTGCTTCGCCTGGAACGGGTCGAGGCCACACCGGCGAAGCCCGGTGTGGACAAGCCACCTCTACATGGGCGGATTCAACGAGTCGGCCATTTACATGGCCTTGCatcacgccggcgacgaggtgtACATGTCCTTCGGCATGCCGGCTGGCTCCTTCGTCCAGCTGGTGAGGTTGGAGATCGACTACTCAGGCAAGGTAAATATACTAAGCTGGCAGAGCAACATGTCCGCATGGAGGGCCCTGTACGCAGAGCCTCAACATGAGTGCAATACGTACGGCTACTGCGGTCCTTATGGTTACTGCGACAACACACAAATCGTCCCGGTTTGCAAGTGCCTTGACGGTTTTGAACCGAGGGATGCTAAAGGATGGATCTCCGGTAGCTTCTCACAGGGATGCCGCCCCAAGGAGGTGCCAAGGTGCACCCATGGAGACAGTTTCTTGGCCTTTCCGGGCATGAAGGTCCCGGACAAGTTCCTTCGTGTCCCGAGCAGAAGCTTTGATGAGTGCACCGAGGAATGCAGAAGCAATTGCTCCTGCGTGGCATATGCTTACTCCAAGATGAGCAACATAGATATTGACGGGGATGACACAAGATGCCTGTTATGGATAGGCGATTTTATCGACATGGAGAACAACCATCAAGGAGGGGAGAACCTCTATGTTCGGACTAAAAGATTGCAAGGTATGCATCACTCCACTTTCTCTGCTTGCTTATGTTttactgtgtgtgtgtgttcatttctTCTAAACAGAGAAATTGGAGAAAGAGTGGCCTCATGTTTTTATGCATGCGTTCGAGAAAGGAGTCTTCTATGAATTTGGTGATTAGCACTGACAAACTTTGGTGATTCTCCTTATATTAATTTTTTGTGCAGGTAACATGAGAAAGATCAAAACCATAGAAATTGTATTACCAGTTGTGTCAAGTTTTCTGATACTCATATGCGTGGGGCTTCTTTGGATCTGTGGCTTTAGAGGTAGGAAATTGTTGCTTTACTTCTAATTTTGATGTTATCCCCAGTCACAAGAAACTGAAGAGGCGGTGCCCACACTCCTGACAGGCAATCAAGGAAGCAAGCTTGTCTGGGAAAGGTTGATGCGTCGAGATACAGGAAATTACAATCAGTTCGCTGATGGTAACACGGAGTTTCCCATTTTGAACTTTAGGGAAATTGCTACCGCGACAAATAATTTCTCTGAATCCAACATCCTTGGCAAAGGAGGGTTTGGCAATGTTTATAAGGCAAGACGTATCTGTACTGATAGTTATTTGATCGTTT
This genomic window contains:
- the LOC123175966 gene encoding G-type lectin S-receptor-like serine/threonine-protein kinase B120 (The sequence of the model RefSeq protein was modified relative to this genomic sequence to represent the inferred CDS: added 66 bases not found in genome assembly) — protein: MNSISVEAVLDNTGNFILRSLADSAILWQSFDHPTDTLLPGMNLRLSHKTLPLQHLVSWKGQQDPSPGEFSYGADPSNLLRCFAWNGSRPHRRSPVWTSHLYMGGFNESAIYMALHHAGDEVYMSFGMPAGSFVQLVRLEIDYSGKVNILSWQSNMSAWRALYAEPQHECNTYGYCGPYGYCDNTQIVPVCKCLDGFEPRDAKGWISGSFSQGCRPKEVPRCTHGDSFLAFPGMKVPDKFLRVPSRSFDECTEECRSNCSCVAYAYSKMSNIDIDGDDTRCLLWIGDFIDMENNHQGGENLYVRTKRLQGNMRKIKTIEIVLPVVSSFLILICVGLLWICGFRGNQGSKLVWERLMRRDTGNYNQFADGNTEFPILNFREIATATNNFSESNILGKGGFGNVYKGTLEDGKEIAVKRLRVGSVQGAVEFKNEIALISRLHHRNLVKLIGCSIHEDEKLLIYEYLPNRSLDYFIFNDRRKSLLNWPTRFKIIAGVARGLLYLH